A single window of Cytobacillus dafuensis DNA harbors:
- a CDS encoding DUF309 domain-containing protein, whose product MMYPKEYIEFLVHFHSDRDYFECHEVLEDYWKSVDPSNKSSIWVGFILFAVSNYHHRRGNYSGAKRTLSKSISIFNANMNQLSMLGLDKEKFLEDLGLIHNNISKGSNYFSYNLPIIDQSLLSQCKNKCQNDGQKWCSASNLENEQIIHRHLLRDRSQVIKERLFALKNKNSNR is encoded by the coding sequence ATGATGTATCCAAAAGAATATATTGAATTTTTAGTTCATTTTCATAGTGATCGAGATTATTTTGAGTGTCACGAGGTGCTTGAGGATTATTGGAAAAGTGTAGACCCAAGTAATAAAAGTTCCATCTGGGTAGGTTTTATTTTATTTGCCGTTTCTAATTATCATCATCGGCGAGGAAATTACAGTGGAGCAAAAAGAACATTGAGCAAGTCTATCAGCATTTTTAATGCAAATATGAATCAACTATCCATGTTAGGATTAGACAAAGAAAAATTTCTGGAAGATTTAGGATTAATTCATAATAATATTTCAAAAGGTAGTAACTATTTTAGCTATAACTTGCCAATTATTGATCAATCATTACTCTCTCAATGCAAAAATAAATGTCAAAATGACGGCCAAAAATGGTGTTCTGCTAGTAATTTAGAAAATGAACAGATTATTCACCGACATTTACTTCGAGATCGCAGTCAAGTCATAAAAGAACGATTATTTGCATTAAAAAATAAAAATAGCAATCGATAA
- a CDS encoding GNAT family N-acetyltransferase, translating to MLIRYKKAFEKIAMGLLSFMPNEKDLKILQQTMKQYENDDTKQLFLWKDGDDIIGLMGVSFQDNTAKIEHISVNPSHRHQGIGKSMVKAFKEMYPAKELIANENTNSFLQKCDLEDFG from the coding sequence ATGTTAATACGATATAAGAAAGCATTTGAAAAGATTGCAATGGGCCTGTTGTCATTTATGCCAAATGAAAAAGATTTAAAAATATTGCAGCAGACAATGAAGCAATATGAAAATGATGATACAAAGCAATTATTTTTATGGAAAGATGGGGACGATATAATTGGTTTAATGGGGGTTTCATTTCAAGATAATACCGCCAAGATTGAACATATTTCTGTCAACCCTTCACATAGGCATCAAGGGATTGGAAAGTCAATGGTGAAAGCGTTCAAAGAAATGTATCCAGCGAAAGAGCTTATAGCAAACGAAAATACTAATTCATTTCTTCAAAAATGCGATTTAGAGGATTTTGGATAG